TTAGACGAATGGTTTTCTGAGCGTGCTATTGTAAGGGAGCGGCGTGGTGCTCACACATTCCAGGCTGTCAGTCTGGACACAATGGCTGAGCCTGAGGTTGTATTTGAGAATCCAAGACAGCTGACGGCTCAGGGGGCTTCTCTGAAGTTTTCTGTCATTCCTACTGGGCAGCAAGCTTCTGAATCCTAAAACCTGCATGTTTTAGAGACACAGACCAACCCCTCCTCAGTGATGCTGATGATAGGGAACTCAgggttgagttttttttttttttatttcaaagaatgaTTGAGAAACTGTCTGTAAATAAATTAGAGGGTCACATACTGAAGCCACCATTGTCCAATCAGCTGGATTGTAGTCAAGGGACAAAGGAAAGACAAAccttacatttattaaaaatatgggAAATAGATCACTTGACTTCTTGCCAGGTATTGccatataactttttttttttcacttcctcttgaAATTCTACAATCTGGGGattctcagctttttttttccccatcagaAAATAAGTTTCAGAAAAGCCAGAGTAAAGGTCACGATTGGTGATTTCCAGTCAGGTTATGGGGCCATCTAACTGGAAGAGCTCAGTTTTGCTGTCTGCAGGGACTTAGGGCACCTGAACTCCGGGCCACTCCTGTCACCAGCCACTCAGCTGGCTACCCCCCTCGGCCCCTTTTGCACATCTGAGCCAGTGCACTTAAAATACCACATTCCTGCTGTCTCTTGTTCGTAGCTTTATCTTTTCCTGAACTGTCAGCCAGAGTCCTGATTTCTGGTGGGTGAGACAAGGAGGAAGCAGAGCCGACTGTTCAGTCCACCGAATGGGAGTGGCTGGGTCCCCTGCTCCTGGACGTGAGTCCACCTCCGCCAGTGTCAGAAGTGACGTACTTAGTGCCAACAGCAGCGTTTTCTTcacttgaaaaatacattttcattccCTATTTTTGTACATGACAGTTTTTATCTTCCTTTGAAAAACAGCCTGGAGTTTACCGGAGCAATTgtttagtgtttctattgtttAGGTAAGATACCACATCCAAAGCATCTTGCAGAGTTTACTTTGCTTCTGCTTCCATACGAAGGTctagtctatcactgaaggaagttgggCAGGATTCAAACacagcagaaacctggagacaaGGAGGAACTCCCAGAAGCACCAGCGCAGGGGTGGACCTGCGGACAGGAGGCTGGACCCTCCTCCGCTATCAATCGACTAGATGGAAATTGCCCACAGGCAAATCCAGTGGGTGCATTTTCTCAATCGGGGTTCCTGCTCTTAAAATGACGACAGCTTGAGTCAAGAGGACAAAAAGTGAGCAGCCCAGCACTCCTTACCCGCCAGAACTGTCACATTCGAGCTTCACACTGCCCCTTAGAGAGCAAAGCCATCACTTCCAACTGTGCTATGGTAGCTTAGCCATGCCACTGAGGTGACACTAAATCCTCTAACGATGCTCAGGTTAATTTGAATTCCCTTGTGACTTAGAGCTAAGGAGAGTGTGGAACCACAGTGAATGGACCTCAAGATTCTGAGCCTCAACaataactgatggaggaaggccattggttaattaaataaagaagctgcttgccctgataggttagaacgtagatgggaggagtgaacggagcagaatgctgggcggaagaggaagtgaggtcagactcgacagctctcctNNNNNNNNNNNNNNNNNNNNNNNNNNNNNNNNNNNNNNNNNNNNNNNNNNNNNNNNNNNNNNNNNNNNNNNNNNNNNNNNNNNNNNNNNNNNNNNNNNNNNNNNNNNNNNNNNNNNNNNNNNNNNNNNNNNNNNNNNNNNNNNNNNNNNNNNNNNNNNNNNNNNNNNNNNNNNNNNNNNNNNNNNNNNNNNNNNNNNNNNNNNNNNNNNNNNNNNNNNNNNNNNNNNNNNNNNNNNNNNNNNNNNNNNNNNNNNNNNNNNNNNNNNNNNNNNNNNNNNNNNNNNNNNNNNNNNNNNNNNNNNNNNNNNNNNNNNNNNNNNNNNNNNNNNNNNNNNNNNNNNNNNNNNNNNNNNNNNNNNNNNNNNNNNNNNNNNNNNNNNNNNNNNNNNNNNNNNNNNNNNNNNNNNNNNNNNNNNNNNNNNNNNNNNNNNNNNNNNNNNNNNNNNNNNNNNNNNNNNNNNNNNNNNNNNNNNNNNNNNNNNNNNNNNNNNNNNNNNNNNNNNNNNNNNNNNNNNNNNNNNNNNNNNNNNNNNNNNNNNNNNNNNNNNNNNNNNNNNNNNNNNNNNNNNNNNNNNNNNNNNNNNNNNNNNNNNNNNNNNNNNNNNNNNNNNNNNNNNNNNNNNNNNNNNNNNNNNNNNNNNNNNNNNNNNNNNNNNNNNNNNNNNNNNNNNNNNNNNNNNNNNNNNNNNNNNNNNaaaaaaaaaaaaaaaaaaaaagaagaagcaaaaaacaacaacaaaaacccaaacccagacaactgacacatgcctttaaaatAGCAAGCATGTGAGACTGGTTATAAAGTTTTCTCAGCTACTGATCTAGTCTTTCACATCAAGCTCCCATCAAGGAGGGCTTCCAAGAGAAGCCATGTGTAAACAGGTTATCCACACTATGGTGAGCAAGAACTACGTGAGAACACCCAACTCACTGAACGCATGAAAGCAACCTGAGCCTCAGATGTGTGTCCGCTGGATCTAGAGTTCTGGGTTCAATGTGGTGTGTGCAGGGGCTGCGGGAGGAAACAGCAGAGCCCAGCAGcgccagcagagggcagccttACAGCACCTTCACATCCTGGACCCTTCCCCATGATGCACGCAGGCAATCCGCAAACTGTCTGAAAGGGGAGTCAACTTAGGGGTTCTCTCAACCTGTGTTGGAGAGGAAGACTACAGGTGTGTAAACTGGtcagccacccagactcaaagATGTCAACACCATTCCTAcctcccccaaagaaaagaaatctcgAGAGCCACTGTGCTCTTGTCACTCAGGATGAGGCAGGTGGGAGCAGCCCTGGACAATCTGTCAAGAGCTattcaggaagaaagcagaaaagagtTGATCTGAGATCACACAACAGCCTCTGAATCACTAACAGGCCAACCACGTTTACCACAGTCCAATGaactctgcttcctcagtgccaGACAGGAAGCTGCCGTTTTAGACAAAACATAGGACAGTTGTGGGTCTTGACTTGGGAAGACATAACTGAATAaaacatctatttaaaaaaactttattaaacaAAGAGCGTTCGCCCAAATAACTTCTCAGGTTTCTGAAAGCCTCCTGGAGCCTCACTGACAGCATGTAGAAATGGTCACATTGATCCCAAGGTTCCCGTTATCTGCAAAGAGATGCGCTATGGCCGGGTCAAAAACAAGGCAGTCGCTGTTCATGATGGCTGCGGCCACGCCGTCGTGAATGGACCGGGGCGTGGCTTCCCAGGTTAGTCTCCGCCGGTTCCCGTTCAACTCCAGTCTGTAGGCAAAGTTCTCAGCTTGCTTGCGAGTACCGATGAGGAGGACGATGGCAAAGAACTGCTGGTGACCTTCGTACTTCTCTTGCTTCTCAAGTACCAGCATGAAGTGGTGACCAAAACAGGACTGCATCATCACCCAGTCCACAGCCCCTGGCAGGTTAATGTCTGTAGCTAGAAAGACTATGTCCTCCCCTTGAAGGGTGGTGATGCTCTTGTGGGCATGCATGAGATGGGACATCACAGCTTCCAGGGACCCCTGCCACTTGCAGGAGGCGCCAGGACAGGGGCAGGAATAGGGACGGTGTTCACAGATGTCTTCATGctcgggtttctctgtgtggtggaGAGTCCGGGAACAGCCCGTGGTAGCATactgcagagacagaaagaaacataCTGCATCATGGTGCCAATATCTACGCATACCTGCCCACCCACACGAGTTTCCTGAGCTCAAATTCTATCTTTACCTCAACAATTTTTGTTCAAGGAGGGTCAAGTGTTTGAGGCAAGTCTCAGTTTCTACTCACTGTCAATAGCATCATGCATAAAGTCAGGCACTGCTTTCTAGACCCCACTCCCTAATCCCAACAGTGGTGAAAGGTGAGAAAAGTTCTTTTAAGTAcctcaaacaagcaaaactacTGAGATAACTTggccctttctctttttctgtagcCCAGCTCCTTGTAAGAATTCAACTGCTTGGGGGAGAGGTGGACAAGGATTCCTGGATCACCTTTTGGCTTTTCCTGCAATCAGTGACTCTGGAAACAGCAGTTTCACTCCTTTCTGACTTAGACCGATGACAGGTCATCTAGTCAGTGGTCAGTCTCCATTGTGGGTCCCTCTTCTTGACTGCTGGTGTGACCAAGCCTGggcacagcaggaggaggaggctgcgGTCCTGTCATGTGTTGCTGTCTCCTTTGTACTTGTGGCCCTGTAAGTGCTGTACCTGtaagctttgtttttaaagaaagctcaTTCTAGACTGGCATCTTGGCTATTATCTTAGCAGAGGTTAAGGTGACCAGGATCAAACTTCTCCTTAAAGACTGAGTTTTCCTGAAaaggggggatatgatataggaaTGATAGGGGggaaaaggtagattattgaatccactttaatccaaaaaagctattaatctcaaaatattttatactggtatggattttagtttactgatacaaatttaaagttatttctgc
The Microtus ochrogaster isolate Prairie Vole_2 chromosome 1, MicOch1.0, whole genome shotgun sequence DNA segment above includes these coding regions:
- the Siah2 gene encoding E3 ubiquitin-protein ligase SIAH2; this encodes MSRPSSTGPSANKPCSKQPPPPQTSHAPSPAAPPAAATISAAGPGSSAVPAAAAVISGPGAGGGAGPVSPQHHELTSLFECPVCFDYVLPPILQCQAGHLVCNQCRQKLSCCPTCRGALTPSIRNLAMEKVASAVLFPCKYATTGCSRTLHHTEKPEHEDICEHRPYSCPCPGASCKWQGSLEAVMSHLMHAHKSITTLQGEDIVFLATDINLPGAVDWVMMQSCFGHHFMLVLEKQEKYEGHQQFFAIVLLIGTRKQAENFAYRLELNGNRRRLTWEATPRSIHDGVAAAIMNSDCLVFDPAIAHLFADNGNLGINVTISTCCQ